In Zunongwangia profunda SM-A87, the following proteins share a genomic window:
- a CDS encoding four-helix bundle copper-binding protein — MKRKNLIQTLYDCAAHCLNCADKCLTEENLSDMINCIRLDRICASTCIAAANALSVDCPKEDVEKLIAYCEEICSKCGEECAQHENEHCFECAKACKNCAEECSKF; from the coding sequence ATGAAAAGAAAGAATTTAATCCAAACATTGTATGATTGTGCAGCACATTGCTTGAATTGTGCAGACAAGTGTTTAACTGAAGAAAATTTATCAGATATGATAAATTGTATAAGATTAGATCGAATTTGTGCCTCAACCTGTATTGCTGCGGCAAACGCTTTGTCTGTCGACTGTCCAAAAGAAGATGTAGAGAAGCTTATAGCTTATTGTGAAGAAATTTGTAGCAAGTGTGGAGAAGAGTGTGCCCAGCATGAAAATGAGCATTGCTTTGAATGTGCAAAAGCCTGTAAAAACTGTGCGGAGGAATGTTCTAAATTTTAA
- a CDS encoding dodecin family protein codes for MSIVKVIEVIATSEKSFDDATQNALKEAAKSVKNIESVFIKEMKANVTDNEIVSYGINAKISFRKE; via the coding sequence ATGAGTATTGTAAAAGTAATTGAGGTAATCGCCACATCAGAGAAAAGTTTTGATGATGCTACACAAAATGCTTTAAAAGAAGCTGCAAAAAGTGTGAAGAATATAGAGTCTGTTTTCATAAAAGAAATGAAGGCTAATGTGACTGATAATGAAATCGTTTCCTATGGTATAAATGCCAAAATTTCCTTTAGGAAAGAGTAA